AGTAGATGGGGCAGCAATTCGTACCGCAATTCGACCAACTTTGCGGTGGCGAGAGCGGAGGTGTGTGCCGGTGCATTGTCATGGTGGAAAAGaacttttttttggccaaatgggGCCGATTTTTTCGCAATTCGGCATCGAATCGGTCTGCAGTAAGCAAACGCGGCACCCATCGCGCCGACAGCTTTCTCATCCCCCAAACTTCGTGCAGGATATAGCCCACGCGGTCTTTTGAGATGCCTACTGTATCGGCTATCTCGCGCACCTTCAATCGGCGGTCTCCCAATACGAGGTCATGGATTTTGTTCATATTTTCCTCCGTACTAGCCGTTTTTGGGGCACCTGGGCGTGACTCAACAAAAACGGATATGCGACCACGTTAAAATTCATTGTTTTCATTCATTCAAATTTTTGACGGTCGCCATCGACGGAGAAGAGCCACCATACACAGCGCTCTTTGATTTCGGAGCGCGACTTCCCTTCCAAAAATAGGAATCTTATCACCGATCGGTACTGCTCTTTTTCCATTCCTTAAAATTCACGAGCTTGCAAACTTCCACACGTGGTTTTAAAAAAGCTTTGGGACCGATTTGATTGAAATTTGTACAGTAGTCGTCCAAAAGAATATTCTAATCGATAGTAATATCGATAACCGATTTGGAACACTTCAGTCGTTGAGGCTATGTATTTCGTATATCACTTCACTTCCTCATccctgtgtgagtgtgttttttttattatttttattttattttttatttttatttaatagatATAAGTATTGTACATAAGAAATAGAGTAAGGTTAAGAAATAGAAATGTCCGCTGGCGGTCAGTTGCCGCTCTTCAGGGATCCGTTCTCCGGTTCTCTTCAGGTATCCTCGGTGCGTCGGATCTGCTCCCGGGTTCTCAGCTCTTGCATCACGGATGCTGCCATTTTCGCAATCGCACCCCAATTGGATGGAATCTCTATCTCTGCATGGCTTCAGCCCATATTGGCGCGGCATACAGGATGGTCGAGGTCACCACTGTCGCTATCAGTCGCTTGCTATGCTGCTTGGGGCCGCGgttgttggccatcatcctcgagATGGCAGCAGTAGGTTTGGatgccttggccgctgcgtTTTCCAGGTGGGTCTTGAAGTTCAGCCTGTGGTCGTTCATGACTCCCAGGTACTTGATCACCGGGGTGGACTCGATGATAGTCGAGCCGACCCTGAAGCTCACCTTCTTTACTATTTTTCTGATGCTTATGAGCACTCCTTCGGTAaggtgcttctccaccgtgaccagTGCATTGTCATCAGCGAACCCCACTACCTCGCAGCCAGGGGGTAATGGCAGTCTGAGAACCCCGTCGTACATGACGTTCCACAAGATAGGCCCAAGAACTGAGCCTTGCGGTAGGCCTCCTGTGACTTGATGCTGTTGGTTGCCGGTATCCGATTCATAAAATAGGACTCGGTCTTTGAAATAGTCGGCTACTAGCTTAATCAGGTATCCAGATATGCCGGCGCGCTGCAATGTCTGCAGGACTAGGCTCCAGTTTGGCGAATTAAATGAGTTTTTGACGTCGAGGGTACATACAAGGCAGTATTGCTTATTGCTGCAAGTTGGGTCACTTCTCGGATCGCGTCGATTGCGCTTCTCTTCTTTCGGAACCCATACTGGTGGCACGAGAGTGCTCCGCGTTCTTCGGTTTCTCTCTCCAGTCTGCTGCATATGAAGCGCTCAAATATCTTCCCCAATGTGTTTAGCATACAGAGGGGTCTGTATGAGGAAGGATTGTCGTTCAGTTTACCTGGTTTCGGGATAAGCACGAGGTTTGCTGCTTCCAGACTCTCGGAAAAGGTATGTTCGCCGATGCATTAGTTGTACAGCTCTGTGAATAGGCTCGTGTTTACCCTGATTATGGCGTGCAGTGCCGCGTTTAGGATGCCATCTGGTCCCGGGGCCTTGGATA
Above is a genomic segment from Drosophila kikkawai strain 14028-0561.14 chromosome 3R, DkikHiC1v2, whole genome shotgun sequence containing:
- the LOC121503260 gene encoding uncharacterized protein, whose translation is MYDGVLRLPLPPGCEVVGFADDNALVTVEKHLTEGVLISIRKIVKKVSFRVGSTIIESTPVIKYLGVMNDHRLNFKTHLENAAAKASKPTAAISRMMANNRGPKQHSKRLIATVVTSTILYAAPIWAEAMQR